The Cucurbita pepo subsp. pepo cultivar mu-cu-16 chromosome LG05, ASM280686v2, whole genome shotgun sequence nucleotide sequence tttgtaatgatttaattgaaaaaatgataGCTTGAaggaagtaaaaaaaaaaaaaaaaaatcaaaNTATATGTAAtcttttaaagataatttcttttaaaatttttgttttcgtaGGAAAAAGCTGTAGATTGAGATGGTATAATCAACTGGATCCGAATATAAACAAGAACCCATTTacggaggaagaagaagagaggctTTTGATATTTCAACGGCTTCACGGGAACAAATGGGCGTTAATAGCCCGACACTTCAAAGGAAGAACAGACAATGCAGTGAAGAATCACTACCATGTTATAATGGctagaaggagaagagaacgtTTCACAATATTCACTAACAACAGCAACATCCTAAGGTCTCGTCATTGCTTATTGCCCTTTTCGAACGTCCTCCAATCCTCCCATCAAAAGATGACCCCTAAATGGAGTCCTCTCACGGCGGGTCCGACGCTCGAGAATGGGCGTGGGAAGTCGGTGGCGGTGGTGGCATCGTCCGGGTCGGAAGAGATGAAGGGGGAGCAGAAGAGGAGGATTCCATTTATAGACTTTCTTGGTATGGGAAGCTCTTAGTTTAGCAAAGTGAGAATTTTGTTATGGAGTGTGAGTTTCTCCTTGGTTGTCAAATGTAAGAGCAATAATGAATTTCCAACTATATTATATGAGAAAGAGATTATCAattaatgttttctttttctttctaataaaccctttttttattattattttttttaaaaaaaagtgagatcGATAAGTAAAATGTTTTaagatgttttattttcaagttaaaCTTAGTGTGGTCGGCACGTCCTAGATTTTTAAGTATGTAGAAATAAATGCATGAATGAACACGACATAGATCAGCTTGAATTTCAAATGACAGATTCGAACTAGCTCCAAGGATTAGTTAAGATTTCTCGGACTTAAGCTATTCAAGTAAGTTGCTTCACTACTAGTTCGGTTGGATTACTTGTTTGAAGTATGAATGATGCGTACTTTGTAGCCCTTACTCGTGTCTTACCTTGTGATTGTTAATGTTTGGttattatgttatgatatgttgtaattataagatattttaatgttatggAATATCATGTTGACACATTGTGCTATTGATGATGGTGTTGTGTTACGAAAGTGTGGTACCATGTTATACATTacattatgaaatgatataaatTGATCATGTTAAGTATGAAATGAACGAAGACATACGCATTACATATACATGCTATGATTTTAAACTACAGAGACCATATGCATATTGTATATTACGTGCATCAGTATACTTCCCTGTTATGATTAGTATGAACACATACACTATGATGTTACAATACGACATTATGCATACCATGACACTATGTGCGCTTCCTTCCCCAGTGGTATACTGGTAATGTGAGTATACGCTAGTCAAAGGCCAGGTTCAGGGGATACATATATGAGCTCGCTTGGGGTTACATGTACGCGTGCATGGGTCATgtgtaaatattatatatctaaTTCAACCTCGACTTGAAGTTGAGACCAAGACTATGAAAtgacattttataaaatactaGATTCCAAACATGATTGCATTTTTTGACCTCAATAGTgagtcacttactaagtatttttttaaaatattcaagccaTGTACTGCATTTACTTTTCAAGTAACGACAAGACACCTCTGCACTAATGACAACATCATGGTGACTACCATGAGAGTAAAGTTAGGGTAGATGCATTTTCATGTTGTTTGTAGCCTATAAATTAGATTAAGACATTGAGGGTCGTCTACCATTTTTACTTTAGAGTCTATCGAACATCGGATTTTTGCACTTAAGATATGTTGTTCGTACGACTTGAGACcgtttgaataatttttttgcgAGAATTGATACGATAATGGAATGTGTTATAGGCCATCTaatatgagagagaaaagggaaaTTGGATATGTAGCAAAGGTGCCTAACTTTCCTCTTATTTCCAAACAAAagaatagtaataaataataactatGAAATGTTACAAACACAGATCCCTCACTTTGTACAACATGTGGATGGTTGGGTCAGTCActaaaatctcacaatctcatGTGTGAATTTTGTTAAATAGAACCACTTTTTCACCATAAAAACTTACACACATCACCTGTGTAGCTGCTGCTCATGTCTAGCTAGCAGCACGTCCTCGATCGATCCATCGTCGTAATATaactcaaattttgaaaactgaaaagCTCCAAGCATATGTCATGGTCTCATGTGATGCCCAAAAGTAAGCAAAACTGTGCCTGCAGAAGCTTAAAATCACGAGCACATCGATGAGACCGTGATGTTTTGCAGCTGAGGACATGGCGTAGGAAACACCGCACTGCTAAAGCCCGACACGAAAGCACAGTGCCACTTTGCGGAGGGAGCGAGACCAAGAATAGTGACATTTTTCATACACACACCATCGAATAATGTGCCCTCTATGCCATTCAGAACAGGAGCCTTTGTTGAATTTAAGCTCGTGATATTGCTTATGAAAATACCTTTAACTATGGGAACTGCCTTTGGATCCCATTCTTCATCCGGATGGTCGTTTGAACCCTTGCTGAACCTTATAGCCATCTTTACTCTGTTCATTACAAAGTTGCTTATACTAATATTTGCAATGTACCCTCCTCTTCCTTGGTCCGATTTGATGCGAACACCGGCTGCTGAATCCCAAATGTTTAAATCCTCGATCGTTATGTTTGATATTCCACCCGACATCTCGCTTCCTATTCCGACTCCTGAACAGGTTGGAGTGGTGCCAGATACTCGTCTTATAATGATATTTGAGCTCGGACGTGCAAGGTTGATTCCATATTGATCCCATCCACTTTTCACCGCAACTAGATCATCTCCGCTCTCGATGTAACAGTCTTCGATACAGATATTAGTACTCGAATCTAGAGCGTAAGATGAGCGTTTGGAATTTAGAACTTCACCATTGTTTTCTAGATCTTAATTGTGtatattatttagaaaagaagCTATACCTGGATCGATACCGTCAGTGTTCGGGGCGTTGAGGGGAGCCAAGATCGTCATGTTTTTGATAACGACATTGCTGAAATACAGAAGAGAAGTTTAAGAACCAAATAGAAGTCGTGGATCGAACAGAGTAAATCGAGATCGAAACCTGCAATAGACGGGATGGACGGTCCAGAAGGGAGAATTTTTTAAGGTGAGATTGGAAATGAGAATGTTGTGGGAGTTTATGAGCTCTATAAGATGGCCTCTTGTGTGATTTAATGTCCTGTTCCACCATAGGTCCCACCACATCTTCCCCTGACCATCAATAGTTCCATTCTCTCCTGGAAAAATTCACACACTCAACAAATTTGCATAATGTAGAACTTCTTCAAACCAAACATAAACATAGCTAAACGACTTCAATACGAATGGTGAGATCCCATACTGATAGTAGAGACACaaaccattctttataagagtgtggaaaccactccctaacacacgttttaaaaacgttgaggAGAATCCCAAAAGAGagtaagacaatatctactagaagtgagcttgggctattataaatggtatcagagccaagtgtCACGGTTATGCTCGTCTAAggcatgttgcccatggccgcatgcccatgacaagtcAAATCCTTTGTCTTTCCACGCTGtagtattttacttttgtatttataagaagtatgacatttcggaaaaatcatgtctaggcctgacAGATATGAAATgactcaaaatgtactataacGGATATGACTAGTTATCAACTTCTTATATGCAGTAAGTCCTTGTTATTGcctttttgcttacattcccatataacaccaatttcaatttctcaaatcttgctttgaAAAccctctttcaaaatctctctgctcctgttttctaaaaccttcttcttgaaTCAGGGCCAGAGGTTCGAGCATACGTTGCTTGACCGTAGGCGACGAAAGAACGAATagacttaactcacttgttacTAAGAAGTGAGTgctgcacaatcgcaagtccgctacCATCAAAGTGGGATTGTGACACCAGACAccgaacggtgtgccaacaaggaggctaagccccaaAAGAGGTGGACACGGGGCGATGGAGTTAGACCATTAGACGAAATATAGCAAAAGAGTTCACACTATTTTCAGTTCAATGTACCGGGGCAATGGGCAATGTAGACGAAGCATTACTAGGATCCG carries:
- the LOC111795585 gene encoding transcription factor CSA-like; its protein translation is MRMIGSRSSSSSSGGGGGGGGGCGSGSSGVTCYRGHWRPAEDNKLRQLVEQFGPQNWNYIAEHFEARSGKSCRLRWYNQLDPNINKNPFTEEEEERLLIFQRLHGNKWALIARHFKGRTDNAVKNHYHVIMARRRRERFTIFTNNSNILRSRHCLLPFSNVLQSSHQKMTPKWSPLTAGPTLENGRGKSVAVVASSGSEEMKGEQKRRIPFIDFLGMGSS
- the LOC111795396 gene encoding probable polygalacturonase translates to MDGEKSSFASLINPSCSSLLLLFIFIAVLTLQIATRTPFPIWMPSSTLTTDTDSEPTCSAFFHRDVAPETVVMSITDFGGVGDGRTSNTEAFRKAIEYMRRFGEKGGSKLVVPKGRWVTGSFNLTTNFTLFLQRGAVILGSQDPDEWPIIEPLPSYGRGRERLGGRHISLIHGNALSNVLITGENGTIDGQGKMWWDLWWNRTLNHTRGHLIELINSHNILISNLTLKNSPFWTVHPVYCSNVVIKNMTILAPLNAPNTDGIDPDSSTNICIEDCYIESGDDLVAVKSGWDQYGINLARPSSNIIIRRVSGTTPTCSGVGIGSEMSGGISNITIEDLNIWDSAAGVRIKSDQGRGGYIANISISNFVMNRVKMAIRFSKGSNDHPDEEWDPKAVPIVKGIFISNITSLNSTKAPVLNGIEGTLFDGVCMKNVTILGLAPSAKWHCAFVSGFSSAVFPTPCPQLQNITVSSMCS